In Haloterrigena turkmenica DSM 5511, a single genomic region encodes these proteins:
- a CDS encoding potassium channel family protein, whose translation MNHWWRRLALSMGAVFALVVVYAWLYRAGMAAFEGETKTFAQALQVVIESLTTAGFGGDASWDSTTMNLFVVAMNLTGVLLVFLALPLLVVPLFQQALQDRPPESTDLTDHVVICGYSPRSDVLADELEAANIPYVFVDDDPELVVGLTNDGTEAIHGELDQEETLRAANADEARSLVTDVDDETNAVVILTARELSSALTIVSVVEDEDVASYHRYAGADETVRPRRVLGQSLATKATTTLSSELRDTIELSEDLEVTELLVQDDSDLVGRTVAESGIRDRMGITVIGAWFNGEFVPVPGPDHRIDGNTILLVAGRRDDLTELKARTVSTLEHRPERVIVGGYGVVGRTAVETLASNGVSTTVVDLADEPGVDITGSITDEDVLEAAGTDEARSVLLTVNDDATTIYATLVLKQVSPDIEIIARANETENIPKLYRAGAEYVLSLSTVTGRMLASVLIEDEEILTPETQFELVRTTAPQIAGKSLGEIDLRARTGCTVVAVERDSELLTDLGPAFVVREDDVLIVAGDDEAINRFVALAC comes from the coding sequence ATGAATCACTGGTGGCGCCGGCTCGCGCTCTCGATGGGCGCCGTCTTCGCGCTCGTCGTCGTCTACGCGTGGCTCTATCGGGCGGGCATGGCCGCGTTCGAGGGCGAGACGAAGACGTTCGCGCAGGCGCTCCAGGTCGTCATCGAGTCGCTGACGACCGCGGGCTTCGGCGGCGACGCGTCGTGGGACAGCACCACGATGAACCTCTTCGTGGTCGCGATGAACCTCACGGGGGTTCTGCTGGTCTTTCTCGCCCTGCCGCTGCTGGTCGTCCCGCTGTTCCAGCAGGCGCTGCAGGACCGCCCGCCGGAGTCGACCGACCTGACCGACCACGTCGTCATCTGCGGCTACTCGCCGCGGTCGGATGTGCTCGCGGATGAACTCGAGGCGGCGAACATCCCGTACGTCTTCGTCGACGACGATCCCGAGCTCGTCGTCGGCCTCACCAACGACGGGACCGAGGCCATCCACGGCGAACTCGACCAGGAGGAGACGCTTCGCGCGGCCAACGCCGACGAGGCGCGATCGCTCGTCACCGACGTCGACGACGAGACCAACGCGGTCGTGATCCTCACCGCCCGGGAGCTCTCGAGCGCTCTCACGATCGTCAGCGTGGTCGAGGACGAGGACGTCGCGAGCTACCACCGCTACGCGGGCGCCGACGAGACTGTCCGTCCGCGACGGGTGCTCGGCCAGAGCCTCGCGACGAAGGCGACGACGACGCTGTCGTCCGAACTCCGCGACACGATCGAACTCAGCGAGGACCTCGAGGTGACCGAACTGCTCGTCCAGGACGACAGCGACCTCGTCGGCCGGACGGTCGCGGAGTCTGGGATCCGCGATCGGATGGGGATCACCGTCATCGGCGCGTGGTTCAACGGCGAGTTCGTTCCGGTTCCCGGTCCCGATCACCGAATCGACGGCAACACGATCCTGCTCGTCGCGGGCCGTCGCGACGACCTCACGGAACTGAAAGCGCGGACGGTCTCGACGCTCGAGCACCGCCCGGAGCGGGTGATCGTCGGCGGCTACGGCGTCGTCGGTCGGACCGCGGTGGAGACGCTGGCGAGTAACGGCGTCTCGACCACCGTTGTCGATCTCGCGGACGAACCCGGCGTCGACATCACCGGTAGCATCACCGACGAGGACGTCCTCGAGGCCGCCGGCACGGACGAGGCCCGCTCGGTCCTGCTGACCGTCAACGACGACGCGACGACGATCTACGCGACGCTGGTTCTCAAACAGGTTTCCCCGGATATCGAGATCATCGCGCGGGCCAACGAGACGGAGAACATCCCGAAGCTCTACCGCGCCGGCGCGGAGTACGTCCTCTCGCTGTCGACGGTGACCGGCCGGATGCTCGCCTCCGTGCTGATCGAGGACGAGGAGATCCTCACGCCCGAGACGCAGTTCGAACTCGTCCGGACGACCGCGCCCCAGATCGCCGGGAAGAGCCTCGGGGAGATCGACCTGCGGGCGCGGACCGGCTGCACCGTCGTCGCCGTCGAACGTGACAGCGAACTGCTAACCGATCTCGGCCCGGCGTTCGTCGTCCGCGAGGACGACGTGTTGATCGTCGCCGGCGACGACGAGGCGATCAACCGATTCGTCGCGCTGGCCTGCTGA